CAGAACGGCACCCCGTTCACCGGCGCCGTGCAGGGCATGCAGGACGCCACCGTCGCCGACATGCGCAAGTCCGGCTTCACGATCGCCTCATGAGGCCGTCGCAGAGGGGGGCGTGGCCGTACCTGTTCCTGACCCCCGCGATCGTGCTGTTCACGCTGTTCCTCGCGGTGCCCATCGGCTACACCGTCTACCTGGCGCTGCGCCGGACCAAGGTGTCGGGGCTGGGGCTGGGCAGGGGCGCGCGGCGGGAGGTCTACGTCGGCTTCGACAACTTCGCCGCCGCCCTGGCCGACGCGGAGCTGTGGAGCGGGTGGCTGCGCGTGCTCGGGTACGGCTCGCTGGTGCTGGTCGTGATGCTGGGGCTGGCGCTGCTGTTCGCGCTGATGCTGGACTCGGCGCGGGTGCGGCTGGCCCGCTTCTCGCGGATCGCGATCTTCCTGCCGTACGCGGTGCCCGGCGTGGCGGCCACCCTGTTGTGGGGCTTCCTCTACCTGCCCTCGCTCAGCCCGATCCGGGATGTGCTGGACGTCGACTTCCTGGGCGCCACCACCGTCACGTACTCCATGGCGAACGTGGCGGTGTGGGGCGGGGTCGGCTTCAACATGCTCGTGCTCTACACCACGCTGCGGGCCATCCCCCGCGACCTGTACGAGGCCGCGCGGCTCGACGGCGCCTCGGAGCTCCAGATCGCCGTCCGGGTCAAGATCCCGCTGCTGGGCCCGGCGATCGTCCTGACGACCGTGTTCTCGATCATCGCGACGATCCAGGTCTTCACCGAGCCCACCACGCTGCGCCCGCTGACCAACACGATCAGCTCCACCTGGAGCCCGCTCATGAAGGTCTACCGCGACGCCTTCGTCACCGGCGACCTGTACTCGGCCGCCGCCACCTCGATCGTCATCGCCGCGATCTCGCTCGTCCTGTCGTTCGGTTTCCTGCGCGTGGTGCGCAACCACGCCTTCAGGGAGGGCTGATGAACCCGGCTACCACCGCGACCGTCTCGCACCGCCGTACCCGCGTGGGCGCCGGCCGCCCGGTCGGCGCCGTGCCCACCGCGCTGCTGCTGATCGGCGCGCTCTACTGCCTGTTCCCCGTCCTCTGGGTGCTGATCGCGGCCACCAAGTCACCGGCCGAGCTGTTCACCACCTCCACCCTCGCCTTCGGCACGGGCCTGCTCGACAACATCGCCGAGCTGTTCGCCTACCGCGACGGCGTGTTCTGGCTGTGGGCCGGCAACACGCTCCTCTACGCGGGGGGCGGGGCGCTGCTGTCCACCGCCGTCTCCGCGATCTCCGGCTACACGCTGGCCAAGTACCGCTTCCCCGGTCGGGACGTGATCTTCAGCCTGCTCATCGGCGGCGTCCTGGTGCCGGCGGTGGTGCTGGCCATCCCGCAGTACCTGCTCTTCTCCCGCATCGGGCTGGCCGACAGCTACTGGGCAGTGCTGCTGCCGCAGGTCCTGCACCCGTACAGCATCTATCTGGCCCGTGTCTACGCCGGCGCGGCCATCCCCGACTCGCTGCTGGAGGCGGGCCGCATCGACGGGGCCGGCGAGTGGCGGCTGATGTCGCGGGTGGCGATGCCGCTGATGGTGCCGGGCATGGTGACGATCTTCCTGTTCCAGTTCGTGGCGATCTGGAACAACTTCCTGCTGCCGTTCATCATGCTCGGCGACGACGGCAAGTTCCCGCTCACGGTCGGCCTCTACACGCTGCTGGTGTCGGGCGCGAACCAGCCCGCGCTCT
The nucleotide sequence above comes from Nonomuraea gerenzanensis. Encoded proteins:
- a CDS encoding carbohydrate ABC transporter permease; this translates as MRPSQRGAWPYLFLTPAIVLFTLFLAVPIGYTVYLALRRTKVSGLGLGRGARREVYVGFDNFAAALADAELWSGWLRVLGYGSLVLVVMLGLALLFALMLDSARVRLARFSRIAIFLPYAVPGVAATLLWGFLYLPSLSPIRDVLDVDFLGATTVTYSMANVAVWGGVGFNMLVLYTTLRAIPRDLYEAARLDGASELQIAVRVKIPLLGPAIVLTTVFSIIATIQVFTEPTTLRPLTNTISSTWSPLMKVYRDAFVTGDLYSAAATSIVIAAISLVLSFGFLRVVRNHAFREG
- a CDS encoding carbohydrate ABC transporter permease, with the translated sequence MNPATTATVSHRRTRVGAGRPVGAVPTALLLIGALYCLFPVLWVLIAATKSPAELFTTSTLAFGTGLLDNIAELFAYRDGVFWLWAGNTLLYAGGGALLSTAVSAISGYTLAKYRFPGRDVIFSLLIGGVLVPAVVLAIPQYLLFSRIGLADSYWAVLLPQVLHPYSIYLARVYAGAAIPDSLLEAGRIDGAGEWRLMSRVAMPLMVPGMVTIFLFQFVAIWNNFLLPFIMLGDDGKFPLTVGLYTLLVSGANQPALYNLILTGAFLSLVPLIALFLTMQRYWKTDLSSGAVK